The following are from one region of the Neurospora crassa OR74A linkage group III, whole genome shotgun sequence genome:
- a CDS encoding ADP-ribosylation factor family protein — MLSILRKAKLKDKELRILMLGLDNAGKTTIVKKIMNEDVNTVSPTLGFIIKTIDYEGYKLNIWDVGGQKTLRSYWRNYFEKTDALIWVVDATDRLRIQDCKDELHGLLQEERLSGASLLVFANKTDVRGCMSEDELREALRLDEIRTHKWNILRCSAMTGENLKEGLAWVVEDAKARLFLY; from the exons ATGCTGTCAATCCTAAGAAAAGCGAAGCTCAAGGACAAAGAGCTTCGCATCCTCATGCT AGGTCTTGACAATGCAGGCAAGACGACGATTGTCAAGAAAATCATGAATGAAGATGTGAACACGGTCAGCCCAACACTCGGGTTCATCATCAAAACCATAGACTATGAGGGTTACAAGCTAAACATTT GGGATGTTGGCGGCCAAAAAACGCTGCGGTCGTACTGGAGGAATTACTTTGAAAAGACAGATGCGTTGATCTGGGTCGTTGATGCCACGGACAGGCTGCGCATCCAGGACTGCAAAGATGAACTCCACGGTCTGCTCCAGGAAGAG CGACTGTCGGGAGCAAGCTTGCTTGTGTTTGCCAACAAGACCGATGTAAGGGGGTGCATGTCTGAGGACGAGCTGCGGGAA GCTTTGCGACTCGATGAAATCAGGACGCATAAGTGGAATATTCTGCGGTGTAGTGCCATGACAGGCGAAAATCTCAAGGAGGGCTTGGCGTGGGTGGTTGAAGATGCAAAGGCTCGTCTTTTCCTGTACTAG